One Streptomyces umbrinus genomic window, ATCGAATACGCACGCGGGTCACGGCACGCGACGAATCCACACAGTGGAGCGTCGCGTGCCGCGTCTTTGGAGAGGTGTGCCCGATTCGGGCCGGCACTCTTTGTTGCCGAAATGTGAATCACCCCGGGGGCATGTGAAGAAGTCGCCACCGAGACGTGCGCACGCCTGCACCGTTGAGTCGATCCGGCTCTCAAATGCCCTGATCACATGGGTCGTTGATTGGATGAGTAGCGCGGCAGCGTGCTTTGATCCATTGCACCGCGGGGGTCGTTCGACGGTTCCCGGTTCCGGGTTCCGGACGCCCGCGATCGCGGCCGTCCATCTGTCCCCAGAGGGGGCCGCTCCCCCCTTGTGAATATCAATAGGAAGGGAAGTTCCATCATGAACTCCACCCCCCAGGTTGCCACCGTCGAGATCTCCGACGCTGAGCTCGACAACGTCTCCGGTGGCCTCTCGGTCAACGCGCTCGGCACCGTCACGGGCGTCGTCGACGGCATCGCCCCGGTTTCCGGCCTGGTCGACACCGTCGTGGGCACCGTTGAGGGCGCGACCGGCCTGAACACCGCCCCGGTCACCGGCCTGGTCGCCGGCATCTGATCACTCTGTGATCGCATAGCGTGCCGTGAGTCCCGGAACCGCTTCCCGGTTCCGGGACTTACGGATGTCGTAGTTCGGATCTCATTTCTCGCAGGTGAGGGAAGACCGTGCAGTTCCGCCAACAGGCCCTCGCCAAGCTGCAGTCGCCGGAGGAGCTCGACCTCCCGGTGCGCTTCGCCCGCCCCCAGGGCTGGCTCGTGCTGTTCGTGACGGTGGTCGTCATGGCGGCCGCGTCGGTCTGGGCCGTGACGGGCTCCGTGGCGTCCACGGTGAGCGCGCCCGCCATCCTCACGCACGGGCAGGGCAGTTACCTCCTGCAGAGCCCTGTCTCCGGCCAGGTGACCGCGGTCGTCGCCGAGCAGGGACAGCGGATCGCCGCGAACGCCCCCGTCCTCAAGGTCCGTACGGCGAAGGGCGAGACGGTCGTACGCAGTGTCGCCGCGGGCCGGGTCACCGGGCTCGCCGCCACGATCGGCGCGATCATCAGCACGGGTACGAACGTGGCCGCCGTGGAGAAGGTCGCCGACGCCGACGACCCGCTGTACGCGACGGTGTACGTGCCCGCCGAGAACGCCGCCACGATTCCCTCGGACGCGGCCGTCGACCTCACCGTCCAGTCCGCGCCGACCCAGCAGTACGGGGTGCTGCGCGGCCATGTGAAGTCGGTCGACCGGGCCGCCCAGTCGGAACAGCAGATCGCCGCCTTCCTCGGTGACAGCCAGTTGGGTGAGCAGTTCACGAAGAAGGGCAGGCCGGTGGCCGTCCTCGTCCGGCTCGACCGTTCGTCGGGCACGAAGTCCGGCTACAAGTGGTCGTCGGCCGACGGTCCGCCGTTCCGGCTGAGCTCCATGACCGTGGGCTCCGGCTCGATCCGCCTGGAGGACCAGCGCCCGATCGATTGGCTGCTGCCGTGAGCGCGACCGACGAGACCACCACCGCGGCCGGCCGGGGGTCACAACTGCCGCCGCCCGTACGGGGCCGCCGCAAGGCCACCCCGCCCAAGCGCCCCGTCCCCAAGGGCCGGGTCAAGACTGTCCGTACGCCCACCGTCCTCCAGATGGAGGCCGTGGAGTGCGGCGCCGCCTCGCTCGCGATGGTCCTAGGTCACTACGGACGGCACATCCCGCTGGAGGAGCTGCGCATCGCCTGCGGCGTCTCGCGGGA contains:
- a CDS encoding HlyD family efflux transporter periplasmic adaptor subunit; protein product: MQFRQQALAKLQSPEELDLPVRFARPQGWLVLFVTVVVMAAASVWAVTGSVASTVSAPAILTHGQGSYLLQSPVSGQVTAVVAEQGQRIAANAPVLKVRTAKGETVVRSVAAGRVTGLAATIGAIISTGTNVAAVEKVADADDPLYATVYVPAENAATIPSDAAVDLTVQSAPTQQYGVLRGHVKSVDRAAQSEQQIAAFLGDSQLGEQFTKKGRPVAVLVRLDRSSGTKSGYKWSSADGPPFRLSSMTVGSGSIRLEDQRPIDWLLP